The bacterium genome includes a window with the following:
- a CDS encoding nucleotidyl transferase AbiEii/AbiGii toxin family protein → MRDLLLQRLPPERPAAERRHHLREMLQIILLKILHESPDGTALAFTGGTALRLLHGLPRFSEDLDFSLIRPEKYGFDRLVKHVQTSLAKLALPADFKAKSEKSVQHLHVQFRGLLQDAGLSSQAGQKLPIRLEIDANPPGGWQTAVALLSGFQTFPVLHFDLPSSFATKLHACLYRRYAKGRDFYDLMWYLGKKIRPNLAVLNEAIAQTQATPAAFDARLLQQALLRRLAALDEKQLQQEVAPFLIHPEELKLLEFDLMQQVVQGYEF, encoded by the coding sequence ATGCGTGATCTGCTGCTGCAACGATTGCCGCCGGAACGCCCGGCGGCGGAGAGGCGCCATCACCTGCGGGAAATGCTGCAAATCATCTTGTTGAAGATTTTGCACGAATCGCCCGACGGCACAGCCCTGGCCTTCACCGGCGGCACGGCATTGCGCCTGCTGCACGGCCTGCCGCGCTTCTCCGAGGATTTGGATTTCTCCCTGATTCGCCCGGAAAAATACGGCTTCGATCGCTTGGTGAAGCATGTTCAAACCAGCCTCGCCAAGCTGGCCCTGCCTGCGGATTTCAAAGCCAAAAGCGAGAAAAGCGTTCAGCATCTTCACGTTCAATTCCGGGGCTTGCTGCAGGACGCGGGTTTATCGTCGCAAGCCGGCCAGAAACTGCCGATCCGTTTGGAAATCGACGCCAATCCCCCGGGCGGCTGGCAAACGGCAGTCGCCTTGCTCTCCGGATTTCAGACGTTTCCGGTTTTGCATTTCGATCTGCCGTCTTCTTTTGCAACCAAGCTGCATGCCTGCCTCTACCGGCGTTATGCCAAAGGCCGAGATTTCTATGATCTGATGTGGTATCTCGGCAAGAAAATCCGGCCGAATCTCGCCGTGTTGAACGAGGCCATCGCGCAAACGCAAGCAACGCCGGCCGCATTCGATGCCCGGCTTTTGCAACAAGCTTTGCTCCGCCGCCTCGCCGCTCTGGATGAAAAACAACTTCAGCAGGAGGTCGCGCCTTTTCTCATTCACCCCGAAGAGTTGAAACTGCTCGAATTCGACTTGATGCAGCAGGTGGTGCAGGGATATGAGTTCTGA
- a CDS encoding SUMF1/EgtB/PvdO family nonheme iron enzyme has product MTSKKSYTKIRLFIASPGDVTPERDRLLKIVQEFNQPNGFLDEIGVTLQPLDWRSHVAPLMGRPEAVVLEQLPVESWDIFVGIMWSRFGTATGAVDPQTGFSFDSGTEEEFTLAYHAWQQKQRPEILFYRCMRPIPPRNLNIDQYQRLEAFFQEFSPEGKHPGFVQEFESTDDFASRVRLDLERLLLKLRPASEPPPVSAVQTVAHEPARQRYLETMIKTHQHLPVAGFETNLRIPIPLEKVYITLKARMNELEHARGALDSPAHKRGSVRHKTSASSVEPLTDPAQPDQTVNVQQALQFALQRDYDGLVLLGYPGAGKTTLTKYFLLCFAGNKAEQQLGLSRQLLPILLSLRDIDPEQPLTANILASLQKYHLDLSEEFFLHYLQAGRAILLLDGLDEVPTEKKRALVSQWIHHQAHLAFPKCPVLVTSRFSGYRGEAILPGYYLRLEIQDYGMPEVQQFLENWLIGVETHVQEDNEYWRSQAKSRAENLFQRIEAAPALRELAVNPLMLQIIALVHRDRGTLPERRVELYKECTDVLLERWDKAKGLEVLLSAAQARQLLQPIALWMHSVENRREVSKAELLTFMQPHLGRIKREVDPEELLQNWQERSGIFKGEGDTYFFHHLSFQEYLTAEEIRNTRQADILVKQFDQAWWREPTLLAMGLTNPPIFADFMRVLLRAQWRDGARVDFLLRCVDETLVKDEAPFVHALKKLKRFEPRYYALLALERIGTDTAEAAVAQSQNDRDERLAGEARSIYRRMALDQIQIEMPEVKLVRTAFKGKTHDLPARIFNYSELNAEYILIKSGKYNYSVTKNEVEVPPLYFAKYPVTNKLYNRFITYLAGKGEEEAFANLPLERFAESLRVKAKEIPSFIKYLGNDPRKWAETLKTKTEDKRFLGEDQPVVRVNWFDAVTYCHWLSELQGARGKGQDEKMIYRLPTEQEWEWAAGGGKRKYPWGNDEPDETRANYGGKVGQTTPMGAYPAGATPEGLMDMAGNVWEWCGNLYGKENVLGETARALRGGAWSYYPELLRCVARYSNNPDDQWYYYGFRVVCAQSAFDTL; this is encoded by the coding sequence GTGACTTCGAAAAAATCCTATACCAAAATCCGACTCTTCATCGCCTCGCCGGGCGACGTGACGCCGGAGCGCGACCGGCTTTTGAAAATCGTGCAGGAATTCAATCAACCCAATGGCTTTTTGGACGAGATTGGCGTCACATTGCAGCCTCTCGATTGGCGTTCACATGTCGCGCCGTTGATGGGCCGGCCCGAGGCCGTGGTGTTGGAACAACTGCCGGTGGAAAGTTGGGATATTTTCGTCGGCATCATGTGGTCGCGCTTTGGCACGGCTACAGGTGCCGTGGATCCGCAAACCGGCTTCAGCTTTGATTCCGGCACGGAGGAGGAATTCACCCTCGCCTATCATGCCTGGCAGCAAAAGCAGCGGCCAGAGATTTTGTTTTATCGCTGCATGCGCCCCATTCCGCCGCGCAATTTGAATATCGACCAGTATCAGCGCCTCGAAGCATTCTTCCAAGAATTCTCGCCCGAGGGCAAGCACCCCGGCTTTGTGCAGGAATTTGAGTCCACCGATGATTTCGCCAGCCGCGTGCGCCTCGATCTCGAACGCCTCTTGCTCAAATTGCGTCCGGCAAGCGAACCGCCGCCGGTTTCTGCAGTGCAGACCGTGGCGCATGAGCCGGCGCGCCAGCGCTATCTCGAAACCATGATCAAAACCCATCAGCATCTGCCGGTGGCCGGTTTTGAAACCAACCTGCGCATTCCCATTCCGCTGGAGAAAGTGTATATCACGCTTAAAGCGCGCATGAACGAATTGGAGCATGCGCGCGGCGCGCTGGACTCTCCCGCACACAAACGCGGTTCGGTTCGACATAAGACTTCGGCAAGCTCAGTCGAACCGCTCACCGACCCGGCACAACCCGATCAAACAGTAAACGTGCAGCAAGCCCTGCAATTCGCCCTGCAGCGCGACTATGACGGACTCGTGCTGCTCGGTTATCCCGGCGCGGGCAAAACCACGCTCACCAAATACTTTCTGCTTTGCTTTGCCGGCAACAAAGCCGAGCAACAACTCGGCCTGTCCCGGCAACTGCTGCCGATTCTGCTCAGCCTGCGCGACATCGATCCCGAACAGCCGCTCACGGCCAACATTCTTGCCTCTTTGCAAAAGTATCATCTCGATTTATCAGAAGAGTTCTTCCTGCATTACTTGCAAGCAGGCCGCGCCATTCTCCTGCTCGACGGACTCGATGAAGTGCCGACCGAAAAGAAACGCGCCCTCGTCAGCCAATGGATTCACCATCAAGCGCATCTCGCCTTTCCGAAATGTCCGGTGCTCGTGACCTCGCGCTTCTCCGGGTATCGTGGTGAGGCGATCTTGCCGGGTTACTATCTGCGTCTGGAAATTCAAGATTACGGCATGCCCGAGGTGCAGCAGTTTCTCGAAAACTGGCTCATCGGCGTGGAAACGCATGTACAAGAGGACAACGAGTATTGGCGCAGTCAGGCAAAAAGCCGCGCGGAAAATTTGTTTCAGCGCATCGAGGCGGCGCCGGCGCTGCGCGAGCTGGCGGTGAATCCGCTGATGCTGCAGATCATTGCGCTGGTGCATCGCGATCGCGGCACTCTGCCCGAGCGCCGCGTCGAACTCTATAAAGAATGCACCGATGTTTTGCTGGAGCGCTGGGACAAAGCCAAAGGTCTGGAAGTTCTGCTCTCCGCAGCCCAGGCGCGCCAGCTCTTGCAGCCGATTGCGCTGTGGATGCATTCCGTGGAAAACCGGCGCGAGGTGAGCAAGGCCGAGCTGCTGACGTTCATGCAGCCGCATCTCGGCCGCATCAAGCGCGAGGTGGATCCCGAAGAGCTGCTGCAAAACTGGCAGGAGCGCAGCGGCATTTTCAAGGGTGAAGGCGATACTTACTTTTTCCATCATCTCAGCTTTCAGGAATATCTCACCGCCGAGGAGATTCGCAACACGCGGCAGGCCGACATTCTGGTCAAGCAGTTTGACCAGGCCTGGTGGCGCGAGCCGACGCTGCTGGCCATGGGCCTCACCAATCCCCCGATTTTTGCTGATTTCATGCGGGTTTTGCTGCGCGCGCAATGGCGCGACGGCGCGCGGGTGGATTTCCTGCTGCGCTGCGTCGATGAAACTTTGGTCAAAGACGAGGCCCCGTTTGTGCATGCGCTCAAGAAGCTCAAGCGTTTTGAGCCGCGTTATTATGCTTTGCTCGCTTTGGAACGCATTGGTACAGACACCGCCGAGGCGGCGGTGGCGCAGTCACAAAACGACAGGGACGAACGTCTGGCCGGCGAGGCGCGCAGCATTTACCGGCGCATGGCCCTCGATCAAATTCAAATCGAAATGCCCGAGGTCAAACTGGTTAGAACCGCTTTCAAAGGGAAAACCCACGATCTGCCGGCCCGCATTTTCAATTACTCAGAGTTGAATGCGGAATACATTCTCATCAAGAGCGGCAAGTACAATTATTCGGTCACCAAAAATGAAGTTGAAGTGCCGCCGCTGTACTTTGCCAAATATCCGGTGACCAACAAGCTCTACAACCGTTTTATTACCTATCTTGCCGGAAAGGGTGAGGAGGAGGCATTTGCGAATTTGCCTCTTGAACGGTTTGCCGAAAGCTTGCGCGTCAAAGCCAAAGAAATCCCAAGCTTCATAAAATACCTGGGCAATGACCCGAGGAAATGGGCTGAAACGCTCAAAACAAAAACAGAAGACAAGCGCTTTTTGGGTGAAGATCAACCGGTGGTTCGTGTCAATTGGTTTGACGCCGTGACCTATTGCCATTGGCTGAGCGAGTTGCAAGGGGCAAGGGGCAAGGGGCAGGATGAGAAAATGATCTATCGCTTGCCCACCGAGCAAGAATGGGAATGGGCCGCGGGCGGAGGCAAAAGAAAGTATCCGTGGGGCAATGACGAACCGGATGAAACCCGCGCGAATTATGGCGGAAAAGTGGGGCAGACTACGCCGATGGGCGCTTACCCGGCCGGGGCAACGCCGGAGGGACTGATGGATATGGCCGGCAATGTTTGGGAGTGGTGTGGGAATTTATATGGCAAAGAAAATGTTCTGGGAGAGACGGCGCGCGCGCTGCGAGGCGGGGCGTGGAGCTACTATCCTGAGCTTCTGCGCTGCGTGGCTCGCTACAGCAACAATCCCGACGACCAATGGTACTACTACGGTTTTCGGGTGGTCTGCGCCCAGTCTGCTTTTGATACTCTGTAA